A single Acidaminococcus sp. DNA region contains:
- the purM gene encoding phosphoribosylformylglycinamidine cyclo-ligase, with protein MTEKKSITYADAGVNIDAGNKAVELMKDSVRATYRPEVIGDLGGFGGLFALSPKYKEPVLVSGTDGVGTKLKIAFMMDRHDTIGQDAVAMCVNDVLVQGAEPLFFLDYIATAKVESQKIADIVAGVARACKESGCALIGGETAEMAGFYAKDEYDIAGFTVGVVEKSKMITGDKVKAGDVLLGLPSTGIHSNGYTLVRKICFDVMGYTVDKYIPDFGKTLGEELLTPTRLYPKTCLPLIQKFDLHGMVHITGGGFYDNIPRVLPKDCDAEVHADAWEVPVVFKKLQEWGNVPWKEMYRTFNMGVGMVLVVGADEADAVRAHLKANNEKFYELGHVVPGTKKTVMKGGVFGE; from the coding sequence GTGACTGAGAAAAAGAGCATTACATACGCAGATGCAGGTGTAAATATCGATGCCGGCAATAAAGCCGTAGAACTGATGAAGGACAGCGTCCGCGCGACCTATCGTCCGGAAGTCATCGGTGATCTGGGCGGCTTTGGCGGCCTCTTTGCCCTGTCTCCCAAATATAAGGAACCGGTCCTGGTATCCGGTACGGACGGCGTCGGCACGAAGCTGAAGATTGCTTTCATGATGGACCGTCATGACACCATCGGCCAGGATGCTGTCGCTATGTGCGTCAACGACGTACTGGTGCAGGGCGCGGAACCTCTGTTTTTCCTGGATTATATCGCAACCGCCAAGGTAGAATCCCAGAAGATTGCCGATATTGTAGCCGGCGTGGCCCGGGCCTGCAAGGAATCCGGCTGTGCCCTCATCGGCGGCGAAACGGCTGAAATGGCGGGCTTTTATGCCAAGGATGAATACGATATTGCCGGCTTTACCGTCGGCGTTGTCGAAAAGAGCAAGATGATTACCGGCGACAAGGTGAAGGCCGGCGACGTGCTGCTGGGCTTGCCTTCCACGGGTATCCATTCCAACGGCTATACCCTGGTGCGCAAGATTTGCTTTGACGTCATGGGCTATACTGTCGATAAGTACATTCCTGACTTCGGCAAGACCCTGGGCGAGGAACTCCTGACCCCGACCCGCCTCTATCCGAAGACCTGCCTGCCGCTGATTCAGAAATTTGATCTCCACGGCATGGTACATATCACGGGCGGCGGCTTCTACGACAATATTCCGCGCGTGCTTCCGAAGGACTGCGATGCCGAAGTGCACGCCGATGCCTGGGAAGTCCCTGTTGTCTTCAAGAAGCTGCAGGAATGGGGCAACGTGCCCTGGAAGGAAATGTACCGTACGTTCAACATGGGCGTCGGTATGGTACTCGTTGTCGGCGCGGACGAAGCCGATGCCGTACGGGCTCACCTCAAGGCGAACAACGAAAAATTCTATGAACTGGGTCATGTCGTACCCGGCACGAAGAAGACTGTCATGAAGGGCGGCGTTTTCGGTGAATAA
- the purN gene encoding phosphoribosylglycinamide formyltransferase has translation MNKRKIGVLVSGRGSNLQAIMDKIFLEKLPIEVAIVISDSAEAYALERAEKAGVPHVAIVRHDFKDKASFEKAIDDKLREAGVELVVLAGFMRILSGDFVSKWPQAIINIHPALLPAFKGLDAQGQALKYGVKVAGCTVHFVDAGMDSGPIIMQRAVPVYDEDTHDTLAARILVQEHTILPEAVQLWCEGRLEVKGRRVKIRKE, from the coding sequence GTGAATAAACGTAAGATTGGTGTACTCGTAAGCGGCCGCGGGAGCAACCTCCAGGCAATCATGGATAAGATTTTCCTGGAGAAACTGCCGATTGAGGTCGCGATCGTAATCAGCGACAGTGCGGAAGCCTATGCGCTGGAACGTGCCGAAAAGGCGGGAGTCCCGCATGTGGCTATTGTCCGCCATGATTTCAAGGACAAAGCTTCCTTTGAAAAAGCGATTGACGATAAACTGCGCGAGGCCGGCGTGGAACTGGTCGTACTGGCTGGTTTTATGCGGATCCTGAGCGGCGATTTCGTCAGCAAGTGGCCTCAGGCTATCATCAACATTCATCCGGCCCTGCTGCCGGCTTTCAAAGGCCTCGACGCACAGGGACAGGCACTGAAATACGGTGTCAAAGTAGCCGGCTGCACGGTTCACTTTGTCGATGCAGGCATGGATTCCGGTCCTATCATCATGCAGCGCGCCGTACCGGTGTATGACGAAGATACGCATGATACGCTGGCAGCACGCATTCTGGTCCAGGAACATACGATTCTTCCCGAGGCCGTACAACTGTGGTGTGAGGGCCGTCTGGAAGTCAAGGGCCGCAGAGTCAAGATCAGAAAGGAGTAA
- a CDS encoding IMP cyclohydrolase: MAIKRALVSVSDKTGVVELAAFLHKKGIEIISTGGTMKAIKEAGIPVTYVSDVTGTPEMMDGRVKTLNPKIHGGILAIRSNPKHVEDMKKNGIKPIDLVVCNLYPFEKTIAKPNVTEAEAIENIDIGGPAMVRAAAKNFHDVVVITNPNRYGMLMKMLDEKGDIDLETRKMLAQEAFAHTAAYDTAISQYLAKQLKK, translated from the coding sequence ATGGCGATTAAAAGAGCATTGGTAAGCGTTTCCGATAAGACGGGTGTCGTGGAACTGGCTGCTTTTCTGCACAAGAAGGGCATCGAAATCATTTCCACCGGCGGCACGATGAAAGCTATCAAGGAAGCCGGCATTCCTGTAACCTATGTCAGCGATGTTACGGGTACTCCTGAAATGATGGACGGCCGCGTCAAGACGCTGAATCCGAAGATTCACGGCGGCATTCTTGCTATCCGCAGCAACCCGAAGCATGTGGAAGACATGAAGAAGAACGGAATCAAACCGATCGATCTCGTTGTCTGCAACCTCTATCCGTTTGAAAAGACCATTGCCAAACCGAACGTGACGGAAGCGGAAGCTATCGAAAATATCGACATCGGCGGCCCGGCCATGGTGCGCGCTGCTGCCAAGAACTTCCATGATGTCGTTGTGATTACGAACCCCAATCGCTATGGCATGCTGATGAAGATGCTCGACGAGAAAGGCGATATCGACCTTGAAACGAGAAAAATGCTGGCTCAGGAAGCTTTTGCCCACACGGCAGCTTATGATACGGCAATCAGCCAATATCTGGCTAAACAACTCAAGAAATAA
- the purD gene encoding phosphoribosylamine--glycine ligase: MQVLVIGGGGREHTIVWKLAQSPKVEKLYCIPGGPGMKGLAECVDMDTTDLEGLAKWAEAHKIDLTVVGPEAPLVAGIVDVFKAHNLTIFGPTAKAAEIEGSKIFSKELMEKYHIPTAFFKVCDTEDEAKAYVREKGAPIVIKADGLAAGKGVVVAMTEQEALDAIDDMMGHHKFGAAGSKLVIEEFMDGEECSLLCFTDGKTIVPMLPAQDHKRVNDGDKGPNTGGMGAYAPAPVMTDALKEKTMETIVRPVVAALAKEGRPYSGCLYAGLMIKGDSIKVVEFNARFGDPETQAVLPLLDGDLAEIMYACATGTLREDMVKWSPKAAVCVVMASGGYPVSYPKGIPITGLEEASKLPDVVVFHAGTKEKDGQIVTNGGRVLGVTAIDKDIAHAKERAYAAVDRIHFEGAHFRKDIAWRALKRLGK, encoded by the coding sequence ATGCAGGTACTTGTCATTGGCGGCGGCGGGCGTGAGCATACGATTGTCTGGAAGCTGGCGCAAAGCCCGAAAGTAGAAAAACTGTACTGCATTCCCGGCGGCCCCGGTATGAAGGGCCTGGCCGAATGCGTCGATATGGATACGACTGACCTCGAAGGACTGGCTAAGTGGGCAGAAGCTCACAAGATTGACCTCACCGTAGTGGGGCCGGAAGCTCCGCTCGTAGCCGGAATCGTAGATGTCTTTAAGGCTCACAATCTTACGATTTTCGGGCCGACCGCAAAGGCAGCCGAAATCGAAGGCTCCAAGATTTTCTCCAAGGAACTCATGGAGAAGTATCACATTCCGACGGCTTTCTTCAAAGTCTGCGATACGGAAGATGAAGCCAAGGCCTATGTCCGTGAAAAAGGCGCCCCCATTGTCATCAAAGCCGACGGCCTCGCTGCCGGCAAAGGCGTTGTTGTTGCCATGACGGAACAGGAAGCACTCGATGCCATTGACGATATGATGGGCCATCATAAATTCGGTGCTGCGGGCAGTAAGCTCGTCATCGAAGAATTCATGGACGGCGAAGAATGCTCCCTCCTGTGCTTTACGGACGGCAAGACCATTGTGCCGATGCTGCCTGCCCAGGACCATAAGCGCGTAAACGATGGCGACAAGGGCCCGAATACGGGCGGTATGGGTGCCTATGCCCCGGCTCCTGTCATGACCGATGCTCTGAAGGAAAAGACGATGGAGACCATTGTCCGTCCTGTCGTAGCGGCGCTTGCCAAAGAAGGCCGTCCTTATTCCGGCTGCCTCTATGCAGGCCTCATGATTAAGGGCGATTCCATTAAAGTTGTTGAATTCAATGCTCGTTTCGGTGATCCGGAAACGCAGGCCGTGCTGCCGCTCCTTGATGGGGACCTGGCAGAAATCATGTATGCCTGCGCTACGGGTACGCTCCGGGAAGACATGGTCAAGTGGAGCCCCAAGGCGGCCGTCTGCGTCGTCATGGCTTCCGGCGGATATCCTGTTTCCTATCCGAAAGGCATTCCTATCACGGGTCTCGAAGAAGCTTCCAAGCTGCCGGATGTGGTGGTTTTCCACGCCGGTACGAAGGAAAAAGATGGCCAGATCGTCACAAATGGCGGGCGTGTGCTCGGCGTTACGGCCATTGACAAGGATATTGCCCATGCCAAGGAAAGAGCATATGCAGCTGTAGACCGCATCCATTTTGAAGGGGCTCACTTCCGCAAGGATATTGCGTGGAGAGCTCTGAAGCGTTTAGGAAAATAA
- a CDS encoding IMP dehydrogenase produces MAFIYDEPAHTFSEYLLVPGYSSSECIPANVSLKTPLVKFKKGEKPAMTLNIPLVSAIMQSVSDDKMAIALSREGGLSFIYGSQSVESEAAMVARVKSYKAGFVVSDSNLRPDCTLADVLELKKKTGHSTMAVTSDGSVHGHLEGIVTSRDYRVSRMQMTDRVSTFMTPVSEMVVGTDDITLKQANDIIWDHKLNTLPIIDKNGNLMYMVFRKDYSTHKQYPLELLDSQKRHVVGAGINTRDYEERVPALVKAGADVLCIDSSEGFSEWQSRTLKWIRDKYGDSVKVGAGNVVDADGFRFLAEAGADFVKIGIGGGSICITREQKGIGRGQATAVIEVAKARDEYYKETGIYVPICSDGGIVYDYHMTLALAMGADFLMLGRYFARFDESPTRRVNINGTYMKEYWGEGSSRARNWQRYDQGGEKKLAFEEGVDSYVPYAGSLKENVNLTCSKIIATMCNCGALTIPELQKKAKLTLVSATSLVEGGAHDVVLKDSVSNDYPK; encoded by the coding sequence ATGGCTTTTATTTATGATGAACCTGCCCATACCTTTAGTGAGTATCTGTTAGTTCCAGGCTACTCTTCGAGCGAATGCATTCCTGCAAACGTCAGCTTGAAGACGCCGCTTGTAAAATTTAAAAAGGGCGAAAAGCCCGCAATGACCCTTAACATCCCCTTGGTTTCCGCAATCATGCAGTCTGTGTCCGACGACAAGATGGCCATTGCCCTGTCCCGCGAAGGCGGCCTGTCCTTCATCTACGGCTCTCAGAGCGTAGAAAGTGAAGCAGCTATGGTTGCCCGCGTAAAGAGCTACAAAGCCGGCTTTGTTGTCAGTGACTCCAACCTGCGTCCTGACTGCACCCTGGCGGATGTTCTGGAACTCAAGAAGAAAACCGGTCACTCCACGATGGCTGTAACGAGCGATGGCTCCGTCCATGGTCATCTGGAAGGCATTGTAACGAGCCGTGACTATCGTGTCAGCCGCATGCAGATGACGGACCGCGTCAGCACCTTTATGACGCCGGTTTCCGAAATGGTTGTCGGCACGGATGACATCACGCTGAAACAAGCTAACGACATTATCTGGGATCATAAATTGAATACGCTGCCGATCATTGATAAGAACGGCAACCTGATGTATATGGTCTTCCGTAAGGACTATTCCACGCATAAGCAGTATCCGCTGGAACTCCTGGACAGCCAGAAGCGTCACGTCGTAGGCGCCGGCATCAATACCCGCGACTACGAAGAACGTGTACCTGCCCTCGTCAAGGCCGGTGCAGACGTACTCTGCATTGACTCTTCCGAAGGGTTCAGTGAATGGCAGTCCCGCACGCTGAAATGGATCCGTGACAAATACGGTGATTCCGTAAAGGTCGGTGCCGGCAACGTAGTTGACGCTGATGGCTTCCGCTTCCTTGCCGAAGCAGGCGCTGACTTTGTCAAGATCGGTATCGGCGGCGGTTCCATCTGCATTACCCGTGAACAAAAGGGTATCGGCCGCGGCCAGGCAACGGCTGTTATCGAAGTTGCCAAGGCTCGTGACGAATACTATAAGGAAACGGGTATCTATGTACCTATCTGCTCCGACGGTGGTATCGTCTATGATTACCATATGACGCTGGCACTTGCCATGGGCGCTGATTTCCTGATGCTGGGCCGTTATTTCGCCCGCTTCGACGAATCTCCGACCCGCAGAGTCAACATCAATGGTACCTACATGAAAGAGTACTGGGGCGAAGGTTCTTCCCGTGCCCGCAACTGGCAGCGCTACGATCAGGGCGGCGAAAAGAAACTGGCCTTCGAAGAAGGCGTTGACTCCTACGTACCGTATGCAGGTTCACTGAAGGAAAACGTCAACCTGACGTGCTCCAAGATCATTGCTACCATGTGCAACTGCGGCGCTCTGACGATTCCGGAACTGCAGAAGAAAGCCAAACTGACGCTTGTCTCTGCAACCTCCCTCGTCGAAGGCGGTGCCCACGACGTCGTCCTCAAGGACAGCGTCAGCAACGACTATCCGAAATGA
- a CDS encoding IS110 family transposase produces MIYVGIDVSKSKHDCCILDSEHKDDYEEFTIPNTRNGYDHLLKRIFSYNQSVKNIKAGLEATGEYSVNITRFLLNNGLATCVLNPLLTDQYRKSHSLRKTKTDRIDAHFIACILMSDLDLKPYVPQEYHNKVLKSLTRTRFGWVHERSLKKQTLTRIIDTSFSELPQYINLDSATAHALLKEYPTPEKMANANLKHMKEIIYKTSKGRLSMDLAEQIRNAARHSVGLGKSDISTEINVVETIHDIEVKNEQIQKVESRIKKLLEERKEPLLTIPGISIATGSAILGEIGDFSRFSSPDKILAYAGFAPSKNQSGRRSGIGPSAHMEKRGSRYLRHALFNAARFVCQNEPAYKEYLAKKLSEGKHFYIAISHVVKKLVRLIYALQTRGIPYKTPAQLMLQRQINTGSDSQDFALDI; encoded by the coding sequence ATGATCTACGTTGGAATTGATGTATCTAAGAGCAAACACGACTGCTGCATCCTTGATTCTGAGCATAAGGACGACTACGAGGAATTCACGATCCCCAATACCCGGAATGGTTATGACCACCTGCTAAAGCGAATTTTTTCCTACAATCAATCGGTAAAAAATATAAAAGCAGGGCTGGAGGCCACCGGAGAGTATAGTGTGAACATCACCAGATTCCTGTTGAACAATGGCCTAGCAACCTGCGTTCTCAATCCTCTGCTGACGGATCAATACAGAAAGAGTCATAGCCTTCGCAAAACTAAAACCGATCGCATTGACGCACACTTCATTGCTTGCATACTTATGTCCGATTTAGACCTCAAGCCCTACGTACCCCAAGAATACCACAATAAAGTCTTGAAGTCACTAACCAGGACTCGCTTTGGATGGGTTCATGAACGGTCTCTAAAAAAGCAAACCCTTACCCGTATAATTGATACTAGCTTTTCTGAACTTCCACAGTACATAAACCTGGATTCTGCTACCGCTCACGCTCTCCTTAAGGAGTATCCCACTCCCGAGAAAATGGCGAACGCAAATTTGAAACACATGAAAGAAATTATCTACAAAACATCCAAAGGCAGGTTAAGTATGGATCTGGCTGAGCAGATTCGTAACGCTGCAAGGCATTCCGTAGGTCTGGGCAAAAGCGATATATCTACTGAAATTAATGTAGTGGAAACAATACACGATATTGAGGTAAAAAACGAACAAATTCAAAAAGTTGAGTCCAGAATTAAAAAACTGTTAGAGGAACGTAAAGAACCGTTACTTACAATCCCTGGGATTAGTATTGCTACAGGGTCCGCAATTTTAGGAGAAATTGGGGATTTCTCCAGATTTTCCTCCCCCGACAAGATACTGGCCTATGCCGGATTTGCGCCCTCTAAGAACCAGTCAGGCCGGCGGAGTGGAATAGGACCGAGTGCCCATATGGAGAAAAGAGGATCACGATATCTACGTCATGCTCTCTTCAATGCGGCAAGATTCGTCTGCCAAAATGAACCAGCTTACAAAGAATATTTGGCAAAGAAATTAAGCGAAGGAAAACATTTCTATATAGCAATCTCTCACGTAGTTAAAAAGTTAGTACGTCTAATCTATGCACTTCAAACGAGAGGAATCCCATACAAAACACCTGCTCAATTAATGCTTCAAAGGCAGATAAATACTGGCTCCGATTCACAGGATTTTGCACTTGACATATGA
- a CDS encoding electron transfer flavoprotein subunit beta/FixA family protein, giving the protein MNIIVCVKQVPDTAEMRIDPVTNNLVRDGVTNIMNPYDQYALETALELKDSLGAHVTVLTMGPPQAEVVSKDCLAVGADEAKLITDRAFGGADTLATSAALANSIKALGIPDLILCGRQAIDGDTAQVGPEIAEHLDLPQVTGALKVQVKGDEVIVDRDNENTSQTLSMKMPCVVTVMRSPDLRFASIRGKLKARKTEVPHLSADDLHIDHDIIGKAGSPTQVMRSFTPKVVQVHGEIFTDEDPQVAVDKLVAKLIEDKIITK; this is encoded by the coding sequence ATGAACATCATTGTATGTGTTAAACAGGTTCCGGATACAGCCGAAATGAGAATCGATCCGGTAACCAACAACCTCGTCAGAGACGGTGTCACGAATATTATGAACCCGTATGACCAGTATGCTCTGGAAACCGCTCTGGAACTGAAAGATTCCCTGGGCGCTCATGTAACTGTTCTGACCATGGGACCACCTCAGGCAGAAGTTGTTTCCAAGGACTGCCTGGCTGTCGGCGCTGATGAAGCAAAACTGATCACCGACAGAGCTTTCGGCGGTGCTGATACCCTGGCTACGAGTGCTGCTCTGGCTAACTCCATTAAAGCCCTGGGCATTCCTGACCTGATCCTCTGCGGCCGTCAGGCAATTGATGGTGATACGGCTCAGGTTGGTCCTGAAATCGCTGAACACCTTGACCTTCCGCAGGTTACCGGTGCTCTGAAAGTTCAGGTTAAAGGCGACGAAGTCATTGTTGACAGAGATAACGAAAATACTTCTCAAACCCTGTCCATGAAGATGCCTTGCGTAGTAACCGTTATGCGTAGCCCTGACCTTCGTTTTGCCAGCATCAGAGGCAAACTGAAGGCTAGAAAGACCGAAGTTCCTCATCTGTCCGCTGATGATCTCCATATCGATCATGATATCATCGGTAAGGCAGGATCCCCGACTCAGGTAATGCGCAGCTTTACTCCGAAAGTCGTTCAAGTTCATGGTGAAATCTTCACCGATGAAGATCCTCAGGTTGCAGTTGACAAGCTCGTTGCTAAACTGATTGAGGATAAGATTATTACGAAGTGA
- a CDS encoding electron transfer flavoprotein subunit alpha/FixB family protein — translation MANTKGLKTGNEKDLWVYVEHYQGKPVHVVYELLGECRKLADKSHQRLCAVLITDDRRDVPADLFHHGADVVYVCEDPKFANYSTDLYTNAFVEMIHEFQPSAVFVGATNDGRDFGPRVAARVNTGLCADCTILDIEENGLMHWTRPAAGGNIMATILCKEHRPQMGTCRPKTFKALPPDMSRTGEIIEYKVKNQVEDRVKVLRRDPVVTEGEMAIDDAPYVCSGGRGMKAKENFKLLQDLAHVIGGAVGGSRAAVDEGFIGHPRQVGQSGKTVTPKIYFACGISGSVQHKAGMSKSDTIVCINKDPDAPMFEISRYGIVGDALKILPLLTAKIKEFKES, via the coding sequence ATGGCTAATACGAAGGGTCTGAAGACCGGTAACGAAAAAGATTTGTGGGTTTATGTTGAACATTATCAAGGTAAACCTGTTCATGTAGTATATGAACTGCTTGGCGAATGCAGAAAGCTGGCTGACAAGAGCCATCAGCGTCTGTGCGCCGTTCTGATTACGGATGACAGAAGAGACGTTCCTGCTGACCTGTTCCATCATGGCGCAGACGTCGTTTATGTTTGCGAAGATCCTAAGTTCGCTAACTATTCCACCGACCTGTACACCAACGCTTTCGTGGAAATGATCCATGAATTCCAGCCTTCCGCTGTATTCGTTGGCGCTACCAACGATGGTCGTGACTTTGGTCCGCGTGTTGCTGCAAGAGTTAACACTGGTCTGTGCGCAGACTGCACCATCCTGGACATTGAAGAAAACGGCCTGATGCATTGGACTCGTCCTGCTGCAGGTGGTAACATCATGGCTACCATTCTCTGCAAGGAACATCGTCCTCAGATGGGTACCTGCCGTCCTAAGACTTTCAAGGCTCTGCCTCCTGATATGTCTCGTACCGGCGAAATCATTGAATACAAAGTTAAAAATCAGGTTGAAGACCGCGTTAAGGTTCTTAGAAGAGATCCTGTTGTTACTGAAGGTGAAATGGCTATTGATGATGCTCCGTACGTCTGCTCTGGCGGCCGCGGCATGAAAGCCAAGGAAAACTTCAAGCTCCTGCAAGACCTGGCTCACGTAATCGGCGGTGCTGTAGGCGGCAGCCGTGCAGCAGTCGATGAAGGCTTCATTGGCCACCCGCGTCAAGTTGGTCAGTCCGGTAAGACCGTTACCCCGAAGATTTACTTCGCTTGCGGTATTTCCGGTTCTGTACAGCACAAGGCTGGCATGAGCAAGTCCGATACCATTGTTTGCATCAACAAGGATCCGGACGCTCCGATGTTCGAAATTTCCCGTTATGGTATTGTCGGCGATGCACTGAAGATTCTGCCGCTGCTGACTGCCAAGATCAAGGAATTTAAAGAATCCTGA
- the pyk gene encoding pyruvate kinase has product MKKTKIICTLGPATDKKEILVDLINKGMDLARFNFSHGTHEECAKRISLLREAAKETGRIIGLIGDTKGPEMRLGVFKDDKVTLVPGQKFTLTTEEIEGTAEKSYVNYKELPKDIHEGDMILLNDGKQTLHVDKLTDTEIYTTVVSGGEISSRKRVAVPGAILKLPFMSEADISDITFAAEQGMDYIAASFVRNADDVMQIKRLLEDLHSSIGIIAKIENQEGVDNIDSIINVADGIMIARGDLGVEIPMEDVPVVQKEIIAKCNAAGKPVVTATQMLESMITNYRATRAEANDVANSIYDGTDVIMLSGETASGAYPREAVETMARIAVRTEQALDYINLFEHKGLTERIQTTDAISHATVQIATELDADVILSLTESGYTARMVAKYRPHAKVVAVSSIPETLRRVTLYWGVTPLYGPAKSTSDKTIEASLEAAESAGLVKKGDSVVVTAGKNVGKVGSTNLIQVINVAQKVVSGLGIGKKSISGPVCKIRTKEDLKKLKPGMIIVVSALENEMGAVASQASGIIAEEGGFTSAAAIVGINCGIPVVVGAAGAMDKLNEGDVVTLDVEAGCVYAGKINIK; this is encoded by the coding sequence ATGAAAAAGACTAAAATCATTTGTACGCTGGGCCCTGCTACAGATAAAAAAGAAATCCTTGTAGATTTGATCAACAAGGGCATGGACCTGGCACGTTTCAACTTTTCCCATGGTACTCACGAAGAATGTGCCAAACGGATTAGTCTCTTGAGAGAAGCTGCTAAGGAAACGGGCCGCATCATCGGTCTTATTGGTGATACCAAAGGGCCGGAAATGCGTCTTGGCGTTTTTAAAGACGATAAGGTTACGCTCGTACCGGGACAGAAATTTACGCTGACAACGGAAGAAATTGAAGGCACTGCCGAAAAATCCTATGTCAACTACAAAGAGCTGCCAAAGGATATCCATGAGGGAGATATGATTCTCCTCAATGACGGCAAGCAGACGCTCCACGTCGATAAACTGACGGATACGGAAATCTATACGACCGTTGTAAGCGGCGGTGAAATTTCTTCCCGCAAGCGCGTTGCCGTGCCGGGTGCTATCCTGAAGCTGCCGTTTATGTCCGAAGCGGATATCAGCGACATTACCTTTGCTGCAGAGCAGGGTATGGATTACATTGCTGCTTCCTTTGTACGCAATGCAGACGATGTCATGCAGATCAAACGCCTGCTGGAAGATCTGCATTCTTCCATCGGCATCATTGCCAAGATTGAAAACCAGGAAGGCGTGGACAACATCGATTCCATCATCAATGTAGCTGACGGCATCATGATCGCCCGCGGTGACCTCGGCGTGGAAATCCCGATGGAAGACGTTCCTGTTGTACAGAAGGAAATCATTGCAAAATGCAATGCTGCCGGCAAACCGGTCGTCACGGCTACGCAGATGCTTGAAAGCATGATTACCAACTATCGTGCTACGCGCGCTGAAGCTAACGACGTCGCCAACTCCATTTACGATGGTACCGATGTCATTATGCTGAGCGGCGAGACAGCTTCCGGTGCTTATCCGCGCGAAGCTGTAGAGACTATGGCACGCATTGCCGTAAGAACCGAACAGGCACTGGATTACATCAACCTGTTCGAGCATAAAGGCCTCACGGAACGCATCCAGACGACGGATGCCATCAGCCATGCTACGGTACAGATTGCTACCGAACTGGACGCCGACGTCATTCTTTCCCTTACGGAATCCGGCTATACCGCCCGTATGGTTGCCAAGTACCGTCCGCATGCCAAAGTTGTCGCCGTTTCGTCTATTCCCGAAACGCTGCGCCGTGTGACCCTTTATTGGGGCGTAACCCCGCTTTACGGGCCTGCTAAATCTACCTCGGACAAGACGATTGAAGCCTCTCTGGAGGCGGCTGAGTCTGCCGGACTTGTTAAGAAAGGCGATTCTGTAGTTGTTACCGCCGGCAAGAATGTCGGCAAGGTAGGCAGTACGAATTTGATTCAGGTGATTAATGTGGCACAAAAAGTTGTTTCCGGTCTTGGTATCGGTAAAAAGTCCATCAGTGGTCCTGTCTGCAAGATTCGGACCAAAGAAGACCTCAAGAAGCTGAAACCCGGCATGATCATTGTCGTGAGCGCTCTTGAAAATGAAATGGGTGCCGTAGCCTCCCAGGCTTCCGGCATCATCGCTGAAGAAGGCGGATTCACTTCCGCCGCCGCCATCGTAGGCATCAACTGCGGCATCCCTGTCGTCGTCGGTGCTGCCGGCGCCATGGATAAACTCAATGAGGGGGATGTAGTGACGCTGGATGTAGAAGCCGGCTGCGTTTACGCTGGTAAAATAAACATTAAGTGA
- a CDS encoding glutaredoxin, protein MKVTMIGSHLCQNTLYALIKLKEHNVTIDFQDIAASFPALREYIHVRETSPVFEAYRRTGDIMMPYIKMEDGTETLHFEDVLKKL, encoded by the coding sequence ATGAAAGTTACAATGATTGGCAGCCACCTGTGCCAAAATACCCTGTATGCCCTGATCAAACTGAAAGAGCATAACGTCACCATCGACTTTCAGGACATCGCCGCCAGCTTCCCTGCTCTGCGGGAATATATCCACGTGCGTGAAACGAGCCCTGTATTCGAGGCATACCGCAGGACCGGTGACATCATGATGCCCTACATCAAAATGGAAGACGGCACGGAAACGCTGCATTTTGAAGACGTGCTGAAAAAGCTGTGA